From the Patescibacteria group bacterium genome, the window TTATGACCGCCTTTATACTAGGCTCGAGGCTGTGGATTTTCTGAATATAAAAGTTGGTGAGCTCGGTGGCGGTAATTTTGCCAGCCACAAGCATTTCGTGTGCCTCTTCGATCCCAAGATAATTGAGATTTTTCATGCCTAGAGAACCTTGCCAACTTTTATATAGCCGTCCTGAGTGTATGGAGCTAAAGCCAATAATTCACTTGCCTCGACTTGCGACTTCACAATTTCGTCCTCTCTCCAAACATCACTTAGCCCATTTACTTGCGAGGTAGGCTTAACCTGCGAAGTATTAGCGTTGTTGATGAGCTCAACAAAATTAAGTATATTGTCGATATCCTTAGTTATAGAATCTAGCTCCTGGTCGCTTAGCTCTATTCGGGCTAGCCGAGAGGTGTCTTGAATTTCATT encodes:
- the gatC gene encoding Asp-tRNA(Asn)/Glu-tRNA(Gln) amidotransferase subunit GatC, with amino-acid sequence MAKITKNEIQDTSRLARIELSDQELDSITKDIDNILNFVELINNANTSQVKPTSQVNGLSDVWREDEIVKSQVEASELLALAPYTQDGYIKVGKVL